From the Bacteroidia bacterium genome, one window contains:
- the ribH gene encoding 6,7-dimethyl-8-ribityllumazine synthase, which translates to MYTPIQGDLKAGSHRFAIIASRFNDVITRRLVEGAIDCLQRHGAEARQYEVFLCPGSFELPLVAKRVVAAGRFDAVICIGAVIRGETPHFDYIAAEVTKGIANLSMDSGVPIAFGVLTTESTGQALERAGLKHGNKGWDAALTAMEMLNLFGIIDEGGRS; encoded by the coding sequence ATGTACACCCCCATTCAGGGAGATCTGAAAGCCGGATCTCACCGCTTCGCCATCATCGCGAGTCGTTTCAACGATGTCATTACCCGACGACTTGTGGAAGGCGCCATCGATTGTCTGCAACGGCATGGCGCGGAAGCCCGGCAGTATGAAGTGTTTCTCTGCCCGGGATCTTTCGAACTCCCGCTGGTTGCCAAACGTGTTGTCGCGGCAGGTCGCTTCGATGCCGTGATTTGCATCGGTGCGGTTATCCGAGGTGAAACCCCCCATTTCGACTACATCGCCGCGGAAGTCACCAAGGGTATCGCCAATCTCTCCATGGACAGCGGTGTACCCATCGCTTTCGGTGTACTGACAACGGAGAGCACCGGACAGGCGCTCGAGCGCGCCGGACTCAAACATGGAAACAAGGGCTGGGACGCCGCTCTCACCGCCATGGAAATGCTCAACCTCTTCGGAATCATTGACGAAGGTGGTCGCTCGTGA
- a CDS encoding PHP domain-containing protein, with protein sequence MTGKVDLHTHTYYSDGALSPRELVLRAHEVGIGTLSITDHDNIDGIEEALGVAGDFGIEIIPGVELSSTLGTKDIHILGYMFDPSNKEFRETLSFLKRERFIRAERIVRKLNNLDLPLDFDIVLEHAGQGAVGRPHIAAAMLDEGLTKDYAEAFESYIGESGPAFEPKYKISPEDAVEIIANAGGVSILAHPGWYVSEHDLSYLIHAGIDGVEVVHPAHDMHRVRFYRGIASEYFLLESGGSDFHGGKRNDYPNFGTYTVSQDTVQAMKRRLFIQ encoded by the coding sequence ATGACCGGGAAAGTCGATCTGCATACGCACACCTACTACTCCGACGGGGCGCTTTCGCCGCGCGAGCTGGTATTGCGTGCTCATGAGGTTGGCATCGGCACACTCAGCATCACGGATCATGACAACATCGACGGCATCGAGGAAGCGCTGGGAGTGGCGGGAGATTTTGGGATTGAAATCATTCCCGGCGTAGAGTTAAGTTCCACTCTTGGAACGAAGGACATTCACATCCTGGGCTATATGTTCGATCCCTCAAACAAGGAATTCCGCGAAACGCTTTCCTTTCTCAAGCGCGAGCGATTTATCCGGGCCGAGCGTATCGTGCGTAAACTCAACAATCTGGATCTCCCGCTCGATTTCGATATCGTGCTCGAACATGCCGGCCAGGGCGCTGTGGGTCGCCCGCATATTGCCGCGGCGATGCTGGACGAAGGATTGACCAAGGATTACGCCGAGGCTTTCGAGAGCTATATAGGAGAATCCGGCCCGGCGTTTGAGCCGAAATACAAAATTTCGCCCGAGGATGCGGTGGAGATCATAGCCAATGCCGGCGGAGTATCCATCCTTGCACACCCCGGCTGGTACGTGAGCGAGCACGACCTTTCGTATTTGATTCATGCCGGCATCGACGGTGTTGAAGTGGTGCACCCCGCGCATGACATGCATCGGGTCCGGTTCTACCGCGGAATAGCATCAGAGTATTTTCTGCTGGAGAGCGGGGGATCGGATTTCCACGGAGGCAAACGCAACGACTATCCCAACTTCGGGACGTATACCGTTTCACAGGATACCGTGCAGGCGATGAAGCGCCGGCTGTTCATACAATAA
- a CDS encoding PEGA domain-containing protein, producing the protein MQLIKCLCTLLLIILIGGTGRVTAQDIEPRESPFVSIESDPQGAEVYAGDSLMGRTPLRVLRSDAAHLVLYYPERAAWNAQRSALGPDPLPAHLGVMHVRFTRTLQIRSVPYGAAVYRGEEFIGYTPVDLPVDTAALSVRKPGYLSQIVRTGNAHEGALLVVLPVASGERPAGFALVDEPLRMPGMDIVLPAGATLAAGVAAVMFKQYADGRYDAYLRSRDEALLSDAKKYDIYAGLSLALMQLGLGYFILRIFGD; encoded by the coding sequence ATGCAGTTGATTAAATGCCTCTGCACACTGCTGTTGATCATTCTCATCGGCGGCACAGGGCGAGTAACAGCACAGGATATCGAACCCCGCGAATCGCCCTTCGTCAGTATCGAGAGCGATCCGCAGGGAGCCGAAGTGTACGCCGGAGATAGTCTCATGGGCAGGACGCCACTTCGTGTTCTCAGGAGTGATGCCGCACATCTGGTGCTGTATTACCCTGAACGCGCGGCATGGAATGCGCAACGCAGCGCTCTCGGTCCCGATCCTCTTCCGGCGCATTTGGGGGTGATGCATGTTCGATTCACCCGCACACTACAGATCCGCAGTGTGCCCTATGGTGCCGCGGTGTATCGCGGTGAGGAATTTATCGGTTACACACCGGTCGATCTCCCGGTGGACACCGCAGCTCTTTCGGTACGGAAGCCTGGCTATCTGTCTCAGATTGTGCGCACGGGCAACGCACACGAGGGAGCATTACTTGTCGTCCTGCCCGTTGCATCGGGCGAACGTCCGGCCGGTTTCGCTCTCGTGGATGAGCCGCTGCGTATGCCCGGCATGGACATTGTTCTTCCTGCCGGAGCGACACTCGCAGCGGGTGTCGCCGCTGTGATGTTCAAGCAGTATGCCGACGGACGATATGATGCGTACCTCAGGAGCCGGGATGAAGCGTTGTTATCTGACGCGAAAAAATACGATATTTATGCAGGTCTGTCGCTTGCCCTGATGCAACTCGGGTTGGGGTACTTCATTCTCCGTATTTTCGGGGATTGA
- a CDS encoding PQQ-binding-like beta-propeller repeat protein encodes MRLLPLMICAMFFSACGSASDLDSPINGQAGPAQHHSDITLPDAPLHLRWEHSLDGYAGRNEILLVQDYALLSSITGIIDVVDIPSGEQKGRINAQGYVHAAPVAVSNRLYLIALAEQSTLQCHSLDDASLLWSADIEASDASVCVSGDNLFLVSRGGTVMCFGLHDSIPKWTRRLSGAFSAGLVAEDSLLFVCGANGDLSALSAVSGAVRWTQASGEAILVAPAADDGVVCAVTRNGTLIAAEAQSGTVRFIRKFNEPVHVSPLMTKHGIVVALSGGDIVWVDALDGRELRRVRTGRLPGATPVPASGGLLLLARDGRVHALGDGSDETVLLAAMKLRSSVRPLLTVHGVLVVDEEGNASLFGRQMEKGAGNAVD; translated from the coding sequence ATGCGACTCCTCCCGCTCATGATCTGTGCCATGTTTTTTTCCGCTTGCGGCAGCGCGAGTGATCTTGATTCGCCTATAAACGGCCAAGCCGGACCGGCGCAACACCACAGCGACATCACGCTGCCTGATGCGCCGCTGCATCTCAGGTGGGAGCATTCCCTTGACGGCTACGCGGGACGCAACGAAATCCTGCTTGTTCAGGACTATGCGCTGCTTTCTTCGATCACCGGCATCATCGATGTGGTGGATATACCGAGCGGAGAGCAGAAGGGACGAATCAACGCGCAGGGGTATGTTCATGCAGCACCGGTAGCGGTTTCAAACAGGCTCTATCTCATTGCATTGGCGGAACAATCCACGCTGCAATGCCACAGTCTCGATGACGCCTCACTGCTTTGGTCGGCAGATATAGAAGCGAGCGACGCATCTGTCTGTGTCAGCGGAGACAATCTGTTTCTTGTGAGCCGAGGCGGTACTGTGATGTGTTTCGGATTGCATGATTCGATTCCCAAATGGACCCGCCGGCTGTCCGGCGCTTTCAGTGCGGGGCTCGTCGCAGAGGATAGTCTTCTCTTTGTCTGCGGGGCAAACGGGGATCTTTCCGCACTCTCTGCGGTGAGCGGCGCCGTGCGCTGGACGCAGGCAAGCGGCGAAGCCATACTCGTCGCCCCGGCCGCAGATGACGGCGTCGTCTGTGCGGTGACCAGAAACGGGACGCTGATCGCGGCAGAAGCGCAAAGCGGGACGGTGCGCTTTATCCGGAAATTCAATGAACCCGTGCACGTCTCACCTCTCATGACGAAACATGGAATTGTTGTAGCCCTGTCCGGTGGTGATATCGTATGGGTGGATGCTCTGGATGGCCGCGAGCTTCGACGGGTACGTACGGGTCGTCTCCCGGGTGCCACCCCCGTACCTGCGAGCGGAGGTCTTCTGCTGCTCGCGCGCGACGGGCGCGTACACGCCCTGGGGGATGGCTCGGATGAAACAGTGCTTCTCGCGGCAATGAAGCTTCGAAGCAGTGTTCGTCCCTTGCTCACGGTCCATGGCGTGCTTGTTGTGGATGAAGAAGGAAATGCATCCTTGTTTGGCAGGCAGATGGAGAAAGGAGCCGGGAATGCAGTTGATTAA